A genomic window from Sparus aurata chromosome 14, fSpaAur1.1, whole genome shotgun sequence includes:
- the LOC115595616 gene encoding alpha-(1,3)-fucosyltransferase 9-like, with protein MKFPSFNIFVDRARQSCPPVLCAAGDSNCSTEPHHNPTQEIQVEAVDTEPDTIVLIWMWPFGVPFDLSCSKFNIKKCQFTDDKALYDKAHGVLFHHRDIHGNLENMPKEPRPWFQKWVWFNMESPENSGLIPELDDLFNLTSNYRLDSNIPVPYGHLEPVKPEDESFKMPVKDKLVCWIVSNWNTQYRRVQFYDEMKEHIEIHTYGNAFGKNINDQEYTNIVSSCKFYLAFENSLYHDYLSDKIYSPMKLGTVPVVMGPSRRNYEDHVPGDSFIHVDDFSTPKELADRLLYLDKNETEYTAYFDWTNRFKVQQSSFGPTHACETCRYLQRNKGYQAFHGLNKWYWG; from the coding sequence ATGAAGTTTCCCAGTTTTAACATTTTCGTGGACAGAGCTCGTCAATCCTGTCCTCCAGTTCTGTGTGCAGCTGGAGACTCAAACTGTTCCACAGAGCCGCACCACAATCCCACCCAGGAGATCCAGGTTGAAGCGGTGGACACTGAGCCTGACACAATCGTACTGATCTGGATGTGGCCATTTGGCGTACCGTTTGATCTGAGTTGCAGTAAATTCAACATCAAAAAATGCCAATTCACTGACGACAAGGCCCTTTACGACAAAGCCCACGGGGTTCTCTTCCACCACAGGGACATTCATGGAAATCTTGAAAACATGCCAAAAGAGCCACGTCCATGGTTTCAGAAATGGGTGTGGTTCAATATGGAGTCGCCTGAAAACTCAGGTCTAATCCCTGAGCTTGATGACTTATTTAACCTGACATCCAACTATCGACTTGATTCAAATATTCCTGTACCCTACGGGCACTTGGAGCCTGTGAAACCTGAAGATGAGAGTTTCAAAATGCCAGTAAAGGACAAGTTGGTCTGTTGGATTGTGAGCAACTGGAACACACAGTATAGGAGAGTTCAGTTCTACGatgaaatgaaagaacacattGAGATTCACACTTATGGAAATGCATTTggtaaaaatataaatgaccAAGAGTATACAAATATAGTTTCTAGCTGTAAATTCTACCTTGCCTTTGAAAACTCACTTTACCATGACTACCTCTCAGACAAGATATACTCGCCAATGAAGTTAGGTACTGTACCAGTAGTTATGGGCCCTTCGAGACGAAACTATGAGGACCACGTCCCAGGAGATTCTTTCATTCATGTTGATGACTTTTCCACACCAAAGGAGCTGGCAGACAGGCTGCTGTACCTCGACAAAAACGAAACTGAGTACACAGCATACTTTGATTGGACCAACAGGTTTAAAGTGCAACAATCTTCATTTGGCCCCACCCATGCTTGCGAAACCTGTAGATACTTACAGCGTAACAAGGGGTATCAAGCCTTTCATGGGCTTAATAAATGGTACTGGGGCTAA
- the LOC115595610 gene encoding alpha-(1,3)-fucosyltransferase 9-like, translating to MSSSPCQWTTLRPFVFSSLMVLCFVTLFFTYINFEMKFPSFNIFVDRARQSCPPVLCAAGDSNCSTELHHNHTQEIQVEAVDTEPDTIVLIWMWPFGAKFDLSCSDFNIKKCQLTDDKALYDKAHGVLFHHRDIHGNLENMPKEPRPWFQKWVWFNMESPANSGLIPELDDLFNLTSNYRLDSNIPVPYGHLEPVTPEDESFKMPVKDKLVCWIVSNWNTQYRRVQFYDEMKEHIEIHTYGNAFGNKLSDQDYTKVVSSCKFYLSFENSVYKDYITEKLYSPMKLGTVPVVLGPSRQNYEDHIPGDSFIHVDDFSTPKELADRLLYLDKNKTEYTAYFDWTNRFKVQGDFYGRGSACETCRYLQRNKRYQAFHELNKWYWG from the coding sequence ATGTCGTCCTCACCATGCCAGTGGACAACTCTGCGCCCGTTTGTCTTCAGCAGCCTcatggtgttgtgttttgtcactCTTTTCTTCACGTATATCAACTTTGAAATGAAGTTCCCCAGTTTTAACATTTTCGTGGACAGAGCTCGTCAATCCTGTCCTCCAGTTCTGTGTGCAGCTGGAGACTCAAACTgttccacagagctgcaccaTAATCACACCCAGGAGATCCAGGTTGAAGCGGTGGACACTGAGCCTGACACAATCGTATTGATATGGATGTGGCCATTTGGTGCCAAGTTTGATCTGAGTTGCAGTGATTTCAACATCAAAAAATGCCAACTGACTGACGACAAGGCCCTTTACGACAAAGCCCACGGGGTTCTCTTCCACCACAGGGACATTCATGGAAATCTTGAAAACATGCCAAAAGAGCCACGTCCATGGTTTCAGAAATGGGTGTGGTTCAATATGGAGTCGCCTGCAAACTCAGGTCTAATCCCTGAGCTTGATGACTTATTTAACCTGACATCCAACTATCGACTTGATTCAAATATTCCTGTACCCTATGGGCACTTGGAGCCTGTGACACCTGAAGATGAGAGTTTCAAAATGCCAGTAAAGGACAAGTTGGTCTGTTGGATTGTGAGCAACTGGAACACACAGTATAGGAGAGTTCAGTTCTACGatgaaatgaaagaacacattGAGATTCACACTTATGGAAATGCATTTGGTAATAAACTGAGTGACCAAGACTATACAAAAGTGGTTTCTAGTTGTAAATTCTACCTCTCCTTTGAAAACTCAGTTTACAAAGACTACATCACAGAGAAGTTATACTCGCCAATGAAGCTAGGTACTGTACCAGTAGTTCTGGGCCCCTCAAGACAAAACTATGAGGACCACATCCCAGGAGATTCTTTCATTCATGTTGATGACTTTTCCACACCAAAGGAGCTGGCAGACAGGCTGCTGTACCtcgacaaaaacaaaactgagtaCACAGCATACTTTGATTGGACCAACAGGTTTAAAGTACAAGGTGATTTTTATGGCAGGGGAAGTGCCTGTGAAACCTGTAGATACTTACAGCGTAACAAGCGGTATCAAGCCTTTCATGAGCTTAATAAATGGTACTGGGGCTAA